A window of Terriglobales bacterium contains these coding sequences:
- a CDS encoding DUF2207 domain-containing protein: MRRLLLQLAIFFLPVGLYAAIPLNTFDTVIGIQRDGSVVVVERFAPAIPTAKVVWSTSNVYPARWTIHQPRVVNIIQVTGTGGRTLKHSVHNGFTRLELEIETAGSPEIRLVYAVRNAVQFLSDRDELLWNAGEGWHGETARTTLFVQVPPEMAQAFRVQGFVRGKGLVPVKESDAGPDRVWFDASRLLDARENLSADVIFPKGLMIQPSWGRRAIWFLGSNLILLLPVATLVVMLALRAMKRLPSPEEASITTRYEPPDALTPAEVGLLVDDVLNPRDITATIIDLAIRGNIRLESCKPDEGIDFAGKDFIIRLLRPRDEWVSLALHERTVLFHMFYGGEWTKLSSLSLRFYSVVPLVRRQVVQLLRGKGMYWTDPGRAMAVRMNMLLGFLAVAFVIQVAGLLSFASSTLLSGIAIACSAAIVYYFGRHITSKTLRGIHACEQIVGFQHFLDSVERDRLERLPAQLFEKWLPYAIALGVEQHWAQNFETVAIAQFEWFGGLEEAVFDTAGLAKTLEFFTSQTAGVLLTVPRSYPTWS; this comes from the coding sequence TTGCGTCGACTGCTGCTCCAACTCGCGATCTTTTTCCTTCCTGTCGGCCTCTACGCCGCAATTCCGCTCAACACCTTCGACACAGTCATTGGCATCCAGCGAGACGGATCCGTGGTCGTGGTGGAGAGGTTCGCTCCGGCGATTCCCACCGCTAAAGTCGTCTGGAGCACCAGCAATGTTTATCCGGCTCGGTGGACCATTCATCAGCCCCGTGTAGTGAATATCATTCAGGTCACCGGCACCGGCGGACGGACGCTCAAGCACTCGGTTCATAACGGATTCACCCGGCTCGAACTCGAAATCGAGACAGCTGGTTCGCCGGAGATCCGGCTCGTCTACGCGGTGCGCAATGCAGTGCAGTTCCTTTCAGATCGCGACGAGTTGCTCTGGAACGCAGGCGAGGGCTGGCACGGGGAGACAGCCCGTACGACGCTGTTCGTGCAGGTTCCGCCTGAGATGGCGCAGGCCTTCCGTGTTCAAGGATTCGTGCGCGGAAAGGGCCTGGTGCCGGTTAAAGAGAGCGACGCCGGTCCTGACCGGGTCTGGTTCGACGCCTCGCGCCTGCTGGACGCTCGCGAGAATCTGAGTGCCGACGTTATCTTTCCGAAAGGTCTGATGATTCAGCCGTCGTGGGGAAGGCGTGCAATCTGGTTTCTAGGTTCCAACCTGATCCTGCTTTTGCCCGTAGCGACGCTGGTAGTAATGCTGGCGCTACGCGCGATGAAGCGCTTGCCGTCGCCGGAAGAAGCTTCGATTACCACACGCTACGAGCCTCCCGACGCTCTTACGCCGGCCGAGGTCGGCCTGCTAGTAGACGATGTACTGAACCCGCGTGACATTACCGCGACCATCATCGATCTGGCGATCCGTGGCAACATTCGCCTCGAGAGCTGCAAGCCCGATGAGGGCATCGATTTCGCAGGTAAGGATTTCATCATCCGGCTACTCCGGCCTCGGGATGAATGGGTATCGCTCGCTTTACACGAACGCACGGTGCTGTTCCATATGTTTTACGGCGGTGAGTGGACAAAGCTTTCCAGCCTCAGCCTGCGGTTCTACTCCGTCGTGCCGCTGGTACGAAGACAAGTCGTCCAATTACTTCGTGGGAAAGGCATGTACTGGACCGACCCCGGGCGTGCTATGGCCGTGCGAATGAACATGCTGCTGGGGTTCCTAGCCGTTGCGTTCGTTATCCAGGTTGCCGGCCTGCTCTCGTTCGCTAGTTCCACGCTCCTCTCGGGAATTGCGATAGCCTGTTCCGCCGCCATCGTGTACTACTTCGGACGGCACATCACCTCGAAGACCTTGCGTGGCATTCACGCTTGCGAACAGATCGTGGGATTCCAGCACTTCCTCGATTCCGTGGAGCGCGACCGCCTCGAACGTCTGCCAGCGCAACTCTTCGAAAAGTGGCTGCCCTATGCCATCGCGCTCGGAGTCGAGCAGCACTGGGCGCAGAACTTCGAAACCGTTGCGATCGCCCAATTCGAGTGGTTCGGCGGATTGGAAGAAGCCGTATTTGACACGGCCGGTCTGGCCAAAACTCTCGAGTTTTTCACCAGCCAGACAGCAGGTGTGCTCCTGACCGTGCCCCGATCCTACCCCACCTGGAGCTAA
- a CDS encoding SurA N-terminal domain-containing protein: MIAHQRWTRSYLSSGFLLLAIALTVACNTGKNAADVMAKVNGRKIMANEVEKYYKNQTAGAPQQPTEEQSASLRLSILRELIDQEIMMQRAEKLGLLATDEEIDRKLNEVKAPYSPEEFNQRLQERNITLDDFKKDLRRTLTVDKVLNKEITSKINVTDSEVAAYYNAHKPEFNLIEPQYHLAQIVVTPSPEPPVRNLKNDNAQNDTEAKKKAQQLLNRLDSGDDFATVAMNYSEDPETAGNGGDLGFTPQSGLQRTDPQTRDVVLKLKPGQYSDVITVVNPQTKQPALYRIVKLISKEPAGQRELNDPRVQQAIRDQLRERREQLLKAAYYDVIRDEAKIQNYYAEQVLKNAGQK, translated from the coding sequence TTGATCGCTCATCAACGTTGGACACGCAGTTATCTAAGTTCTGGGTTTTTACTGCTGGCAATTGCGCTCACAGTGGCCTGTAACACCGGCAAGAACGCCGCGGACGTTATGGCCAAAGTAAACGGCCGCAAGATCATGGCCAACGAAGTTGAAAAGTATTACAAGAACCAGACCGCCGGCGCCCCCCAACAGCCGACGGAAGAGCAATCCGCCAGCTTGCGCCTCAGCATTCTGCGTGAGCTCATCGACCAGGAAATCATGATGCAGCGAGCCGAAAAGCTCGGATTGCTCGCCACCGATGAAGAAATTGACCGCAAGCTGAACGAGGTGAAGGCTCCTTACTCACCGGAAGAGTTCAATCAGCGGCTTCAAGAGCGCAACATCACGCTCGACGACTTCAAGAAAGACCTGCGTCGCACGCTGACTGTGGACAAGGTACTGAATAAAGAGATCACGTCGAAGATCAACGTGACCGACAGCGAAGTGGCCGCGTATTACAACGCTCACAAGCCGGAATTCAACCTTATTGAGCCGCAGTATCACCTGGCGCAGATAGTCGTGACTCCGTCGCCTGAGCCGCCGGTCCGTAACCTGAAGAACGACAACGCCCAGAACGACACCGAAGCCAAGAAGAAGGCTCAGCAACTCTTGAACCGGCTCGACAGCGGCGATGACTTCGCGACCGTAGCGATGAACTACTCGGAAGACCCCGAGACGGCCGGCAACGGCGGCGACCTCGGCTTCACTCCGCAGTCGGGATTGCAGCGTACCGACCCGCAGACGCGTGACGTTGTCCTGAAATTGAAGCCTGGCCAATACAGTGACGTCATCACGGTGGTGAATCCGCAGACGAAGCAGCCTGCTCTCTACCGCATCGTCAAGTTGATCTCGAAAGAGCCTGCCGGACAGCGCGAATTGAACGATCCGCGCGTGCAGCAAGCCATTCGCGACCAACTACGTGAACGCCGCGAGCAATTGCTGAAGGCCGCCTATTACGACGTAATTCGCGACGAGGCGAAGATCCAAAACTACTACGCCGAGCAGGTTCTCAAGAACGCCGGACAGAAGTAG
- a CDS encoding thioredoxin domain-containing protein gives MTKYVNSFFWRICSAALLVCVGCAAQSSTPSNADLDRKVERQIRAHFSVPAQVGIDVTGRKPSTEFPAFDALTVTFSVGDKKQDQEFLISKDGKQLIRMSKIDLTKDPYAETMSKIDISGRPVRGNKNAKVTIVNYDDFQCPFCARMHDTLTQQVLKQYGDKVKVVYKDYPLVEIHPWAKRAAVDANCLGQLKESAYWDFADALHANARSISQKQGADAQRAEVDRLVMEEGKKAGVNTSELQACVSAQKEDKVLASMAEAEALGVSSTPTLFINGQKLEGAVPAQEVKSVIDRALADAGDTAPAAASQKTGNGGN, from the coding sequence ATGACGAAGTATGTAAACAGCTTTTTCTGGCGCATCTGTAGTGCTGCGCTCCTGGTCTGCGTGGGATGTGCGGCGCAGTCGAGTACCCCCTCCAATGCCGATCTCGACCGCAAGGTCGAACGCCAAATCCGCGCTCATTTTAGCGTCCCGGCGCAGGTTGGTATCGATGTAACCGGGAGGAAGCCCTCCACGGAGTTCCCTGCCTTCGATGCGCTGACGGTCACCTTTTCTGTGGGTGACAAGAAGCAGGACCAGGAGTTCCTGATCTCCAAGGACGGCAAGCAGTTGATCCGCATGTCCAAGATCGACCTGACCAAGGATCCTTACGCTGAGACCATGAGCAAGATCGACATCAGCGGCAGGCCTGTCCGTGGCAACAAGAATGCCAAGGTCACGATCGTCAACTACGACGATTTCCAATGCCCGTTCTGCGCCCGCATGCACGACACCCTGACTCAACAGGTGTTGAAACAGTATGGCGACAAGGTAAAGGTGGTTTATAAAGATTACCCGCTGGTGGAGATCCACCCGTGGGCAAAGCGCGCGGCCGTGGACGCGAACTGCCTCGGCCAGTTGAAGGAATCCGCTTATTGGGATTTCGCCGATGCACTGCACGCGAACGCCCGCTCCATTTCCCAGAAGCAGGGCGCCGACGCACAGCGTGCGGAAGTGGACCGTCTGGTGATGGAAGAGGGCAAGAAGGCCGGCGTTAACACAAGCGAGTTGCAGGCTTGTGTTTCGGCGCAGAAGGAAGATAAGGTTCTCGCTTCCATGGCGGAAGCGGAAGCTCTGGGTGTCAGTTCCACCCCGACGTTGTTTATCAATGGACAGAAGTTGGAAGGCGCCGTGCCGGCCCAGGAAGTAAAGTCCGTAATCGACCGGGCGCTGGCCGATGCCGGGGACACCGCTCCCGCGGCTGCATCACAGAAAACCGGAAACGGCGGAAACTAA
- a CDS encoding glycosyltransferase family 1 protein — protein MRVGIDIRAAGDFGVGTYIRNVVRELGNLDRKNEYILIGEADRIFDVERLPANFKTVQLAKPVTSTRGYFELRRIVQEERCDLVHLPSLFWLPPYLPPCPYVVTVHDVLDYMYRTTSRHGLRGTLQFYSTRYVLSKASKILAVSNFTKNDVMRLFQIPGDRIEVIYNAIDERFLQGHATPEERQFIAERYQVSYPFILYAGKISPHKNVIRIIEAFSSLKSELSKEDRFSELKLIIIGDEVSRHPDLRRTVIRSGVQNDVRFLGFVPIDVLRIFYDTAAVFVFPSLYEGFGLPPLEAMAHGTPVVTSNTSSLPEVVGNGAMLVNPENIFDIRRALYRTLTDQALREKLKACGYQQVQHFSWRNSVTRLIEVYETLINGRERSRSA, from the coding sequence GTGCGAGTTGGCATCGATATAAGAGCGGCCGGAGATTTCGGCGTTGGGACTTACATCCGCAACGTCGTCCGGGAACTGGGGAATCTCGACCGCAAGAACGAGTACATCCTGATCGGAGAGGCCGACCGCATCTTCGATGTCGAGCGTCTTCCGGCGAACTTCAAGACTGTTCAACTCGCCAAGCCGGTCACTTCCACCCGCGGATACTTCGAGCTTCGGCGGATCGTTCAGGAAGAACGATGCGACCTGGTACATCTTCCGTCACTTTTCTGGTTGCCGCCCTACCTGCCGCCGTGCCCATATGTCGTCACGGTGCACGATGTCCTCGACTACATGTACCGCACCACAAGCCGGCACGGACTTAGGGGGACCCTGCAGTTCTACTCGACACGCTACGTCCTTAGCAAAGCCTCCAAGATCCTGGCGGTTTCGAATTTCACCAAGAATGACGTGATGCGTTTGTTCCAGATACCCGGTGACCGGATCGAAGTCATCTACAACGCGATTGACGAACGGTTTCTTCAGGGCCACGCGACTCCTGAAGAGCGCCAGTTCATCGCCGAGCGGTACCAGGTGAGCTATCCGTTCATTCTTTATGCCGGGAAGATCAGCCCTCACAAGAACGTCATTCGCATCATCGAGGCGTTCTCATCGCTTAAATCCGAACTCAGCAAGGAAGACCGTTTCAGTGAGCTGAAACTCATCATCATCGGGGACGAAGTCTCCCGGCATCCTGACTTGCGGCGCACCGTTATTCGAAGTGGCGTACAGAATGACGTCCGCTTTCTGGGGTTCGTGCCGATCGACGTCTTAAGGATCTTCTACGACACGGCTGCGGTCTTTGTCTTCCCATCCTTATATGAGGGCTTCGGCCTGCCTCCGTTGGAGGCCATGGCGCACGGCACCCCGGTGGTGACCTCGAACACCAGTTCCCTGCCGGAGGTGGTGGGGAACGGCGCGATGCTGGTGAACCCCGAAAATATCTTCGACATCCGCCGGGCGCTCTACCGGACACTGACGGACCAGGCGCTCCGTGAGAAGTTGAAAGCATGCGGTTATCAGCAGGTGCAGCACTTCTCCTGGAGAAACTCCGTGACCCGGTTGATTGAGGTATACGAGACGCTGATCAACGGGCGGGAAAGATCCCGCAGCGCCTGA
- a CDS encoding TonB-dependent siderophore receptor codes for MKYPGLVLFLILALPFAFAQQLMDITGTVMDQTQAVVPGAKVELQDATGKTVKATVSDPLGRFVVPEVLAGEYTLIVHLNGFQSQQQRVIVAEGKPIMASVELQAAGSSHVVNVVAEAAYSESQAYTATKTNIPLRDVPQAIEVVNSELIRSQAAVSMQDAVRNVSGVSVHMGEGRRDQILIRGFSAVNDYYVNGVRDDAPYYRDLSTLDRIEVLKGPAAVLYGRGSSGGIVNRVTKTPEAEQPLMGELTTMVGGYGMKRVSGDTGLSFLGGKAAVRLPGAWESSGSHRHDFYVDRFTFAPSLLWKISDNTKFVAQIDYLNDDRLPDRGIPSINGRPANIDIGSYYGYAPDDFLDNQAFSQWINLEHRMGTWLVRNNFRHTNYDSAYSNTYSNGILETGGETFVKRAQYNFSGTQRNYFNQTEAVKFTRIAGMNHTILMGAEYGWQDRDGIRFTGTAGNVALINPVLTRPNYSTTPATDNIFTGTVWAAYIQDQIDIAPKWKATVGARFDYYRQRLDDRRPANADLGRIDREVSPRVGLVYQPIKWASVYGSFSRSFQPSGEALSLATDNSELKPETTRNYEGGVKFETLGGRLTSTVSAFHLIRNNIKTTDPLDPTKLVLSGEQRTNGMELSFSGRVVRNLEIYGGYAWLDAKILKSNSLSSGVLIQGKRPGQVPLHSGSLWATYRFQNGFGFGTGVIYNADRFVANDDLVLLPGYTRVDATVSYRKSRYEIALNLRNVGNIKYYESAHANYNIYPGSPISGVLTTRVRW; via the coding sequence GTGAAGTATCCCGGACTGGTTCTCTTCCTGATCCTCGCCCTTCCCTTCGCTTTCGCCCAACAACTCATGGACATCACCGGCACCGTCATGGACCAGACTCAAGCTGTGGTTCCCGGCGCCAAAGTCGAACTTCAGGACGCCACCGGAAAGACCGTGAAAGCCACGGTTTCAGACCCGCTCGGCCGCTTCGTTGTTCCGGAAGTCCTGGCGGGCGAATACACCCTGATCGTTCATCTCAACGGTTTCCAGTCGCAACAGCAGCGCGTCATCGTCGCCGAAGGCAAGCCGATTATGGCCTCGGTGGAGCTTCAGGCCGCCGGGTCAAGCCACGTCGTTAACGTTGTTGCCGAAGCCGCATATTCCGAAAGCCAGGCCTACACGGCCACCAAGACTAATATCCCCCTTCGCGACGTCCCACAGGCCATTGAGGTCGTGAACAGCGAATTGATTCGCTCACAAGCCGCGGTCTCCATGCAGGACGCGGTCCGCAACGTCAGCGGAGTAAGCGTTCACATGGGCGAAGGTCGCCGGGATCAGATCCTGATCCGCGGTTTCAGCGCTGTGAACGATTACTACGTAAACGGCGTACGTGATGATGCTCCCTACTATCGGGACCTTTCCACACTCGATCGCATTGAAGTGCTGAAGGGACCGGCAGCGGTTCTGTACGGACGCGGTTCATCTGGCGGGATCGTCAATCGAGTCACAAAGACTCCGGAAGCTGAGCAACCGCTGATGGGCGAGTTGACCACGATGGTGGGCGGATACGGCATGAAACGCGTCAGTGGCGACACGGGACTTTCGTTCCTGGGCGGAAAAGCTGCGGTCCGGCTTCCCGGTGCGTGGGAGAGTTCCGGAAGCCATCGGCATGATTTTTATGTCGACCGCTTTACCTTCGCCCCTTCCCTGTTGTGGAAGATCAGTGACAACACGAAATTTGTCGCGCAGATCGACTATCTGAACGACGACCGCCTTCCCGACCGCGGCATTCCATCCATCAATGGGCGGCCCGCCAACATCGATATCGGCAGCTATTACGGTTACGCACCCGATGACTTTCTCGATAATCAGGCCTTCAGCCAGTGGATCAACCTTGAGCACCGCATGGGAACCTGGTTGGTTCGCAACAACTTCCGCCACACGAACTACGATTCTGCTTATAGCAATACGTACTCGAACGGCATCCTCGAAACGGGCGGAGAGACCTTCGTAAAGCGGGCGCAGTACAACTTCAGCGGCACACAGCGCAATTACTTCAATCAGACGGAAGCGGTGAAGTTCACCCGAATCGCCGGCATGAACCACACCATCCTGATGGGAGCTGAGTACGGCTGGCAGGACCGTGATGGGATTCGATTCACCGGCACCGCCGGCAATGTAGCGCTGATCAATCCGGTGCTGACGCGACCGAACTATTCGACGACTCCGGCCACCGACAACATCTTCACCGGCACGGTGTGGGCCGCTTATATACAAGACCAGATCGACATCGCGCCGAAGTGGAAGGCTACGGTAGGAGCGCGTTTCGACTATTACCGTCAACGCCTTGACGATCGAAGGCCAGCGAACGCCGACCTTGGCCGCATCGATCGCGAAGTGAGTCCGCGGGTCGGGCTGGTCTATCAGCCGATCAAGTGGGCTTCGGTGTATGGCAGTTTCAGCCGGTCATTCCAGCCGTCGGGTGAAGCGCTTTCCTTAGCAACGGACAATTCCGAGTTGAAGCCGGAGACTACCCGCAATTATGAAGGCGGCGTGAAATTCGAAACCCTTGGCGGGCGCCTGACCTCGACGGTGTCGGCCTTCCACTTGATCCGCAATAACATCAAGACCACTGATCCGCTTGATCCGACGAAACTTGTGCTCTCTGGCGAGCAGCGCACCAACGGCATGGAGCTAAGTTTCAGTGGGCGTGTCGTCAGGAATCTTGAAATCTATGGCGGTTACGCCTGGCTCGACGCCAAGATTCTGAAGTCCAACTCTCTTTCCAGCGGAGTGCTGATCCAGGGCAAACGTCCGGGACAGGTGCCGCTGCATAGCGGAAGCTTGTGGGCGACCTATCGGTTCCAGAATGGCTTTGGGTTCGGCACAGGCGTCATCTACAACGCCGATCGATTCGTCGCCAATGACGATCTGGTGCTGCTGCCTGGCTACACGCGGGTGGATGCCACCGTTTCGTATCGCAAGAGCCGTTACGAAATTGCCCTCAACCTGCGCAACGTCGGCAACATCAAGTATTACGAGTCCGCGCACGCGAATTACAACATCTACCCGGGATCTCCGATCAGCGGCGTATTAACCACTCGCGTGCGCTGGTAG